The following proteins are co-located in the Rattus norvegicus strain BN/NHsdMcwi chromosome 19, GRCr8, whole genome shotgun sequence genome:
- the LOC134483192 gene encoding uncharacterized protein LOC134483192 isoform X2: MFSCLRGHFGRGNIDCGETRVKESGLSSQSNDGQRQHFWGMCNAGRETSSPGTALSEKQAKKEKERLIKELQLITEERNDLRDRLRFLTERSMKNRNLLSQLLMENTCRKKLVPLKQESKEVHLDCALKQKYLVDFNKKDKDQQRPDPASEITT, from the exons atgttttcctgtcttagggggcattttgggagggggaacatcgattgtggagagactagagtgaaggagtctggcctttcgtctcaaagtaatgatgggcaaagacagcacttctggggaatgtgta atgctgggagagaaacatcatcccctggaactgccctaagcgagaagcaggccaagaaggaaaaggagagactgattaaagagctgcagctcattaccgaggagagaaatgacctgagagatcgcctgaggtttctgacagagagatccatgaaaaATAG aaacctgctcagccagctcctgatggagaacacatgcaggaagaagttggtcccactgaaacaggagagcaaggaggtacatcttgattgtgcactgaaacagaaatatttggttgacttcaacaagaaagataaagaccagcaacgtccagacccagcatctg aaatcaCCACTTAA
- the LOC134483192 gene encoding uncharacterized protein LOC134483192 isoform X1, which translates to MFSCLRGHFGRGNIDCGETRVKESGLSSQSNDGQRQHFWGMCNAGRETSSPGTALSEKQAKKEKERLIKELQLITEERNDLRDRLRFLTERSMKNRNLLSQLLMENTCRKKLVPLKQESKEVHLDCALKQKYLVDFNKKDKDQQRPDPASGLRKCKRAGIGHTPVRELPEE; encoded by the exons atgttttcctgtcttagggggcattttgggagggggaacatcgattgtggagagactagagtgaaggagtctggcctttcgtctcaaagtaatgatgggcaaagacagcacttctggggaatgtgta atgctgggagagaaacatcatcccctggaactgccctaagcgagaagcaggccaagaaggaaaaggagagactgattaaagagctgcagctcattaccgaggagagaaatgacctgagagatcgcctgaggtttctgacagagagatccatgaaaaATAG aaacctgctcagccagctcctgatggagaacacatgcaggaagaagttggtcccactgaaacaggagagcaaggaggtacatcttgattgtgcactgaaacagaaatatttggttgacttcaacaagaaagataaagaccagcaacgtccagacccagcatctg gtctcagaaagtgcaagagagctggaattggacacaccccagtaagagagcttcctgaagaataa